The Accipiter gentilis chromosome 8, bAccGen1.1, whole genome shotgun sequence genomic sequence TGCTGGGTGATGATACGCAGCATAGCTAGAGTCCGTGACTCTACCTGCTGGGAAAGAGATATAGCTCAGTTACTAGGGCAGATGAGGTGTACACCATCCATGAGGCCTGATTAAATATGTCCTTCTAGGGATACCTCTGCTTGGGAGGCAGTTTTAACTTGGTTTCCTTTGGGTTGGGTCAGGCTCCAGTCCACCCACAGCTGATGGAGCTTCTCCTGCCCATCCAGAAGCTTCTGGCCAACCTCCTTTTTCACAGATTCAATCTGATGGGAAAAATAAGAGGAAGAGCTGTATTGCAAGCAGACAATCAGAGAAGCACAAGTGCTTCCCTCCCAGGGAGGGATCCAAGATGACATGCAGCTGGTACAGAATGGAGAAAGAGCTTCCATCTGGATAGTGGGGCAGGAAGACTACAGacaggagaaaagaggaaaaaagcatgtTTGTACCAGTTTTATTGCCAGCTGTAGTCGTGAGAGAGTATCCTGGGTGCTTTGCTTAATGCGCTGCACTTTGTTCAAGGAGTGCTGGTAGGCTCGGTGGCGGACTTTGTTAGAGAGGGAACCCAGACGCACAAAGTAACTCTGTTGCTGTTTCTGCTCCTCCACAGAAGCCATACCAAATCCCTCCACAGTGGTGGCCAGTTTACCTGGAGGAAACAAGAACAGAGATGCAGCTGTGCTCCACTCCCACAGCTGTAAGGGGGGGGAGAGGCAAGATCACCCATTGAAAAATATGAAGGCTGAAGCTTTCTACGTAAGCAGTAGAGGTTTGTAGTTGCTCAGATATTAGAAGTAGGCTAGTCCCTGCTCAACATGttctcttcagaaaagcagaCTTGACAGATAGGTTGAAGCAGGCACCCACATGTTTATTTGCCTTGAGGCTGATGGGCAAAGACCAGCTAGCAAGTGCTTGAACTCTGTCCCATACCATGTGGCAAGTCAGTGTTGACAGCCAGCCAGCTTGGTGACAAATTCAGAGCTACCTGTCTACTTCAGAAGATGGGTCTTGCAGAGTCAGGTGCTCTCTAGTCATGTGGGAAAGGATTTGCATTTACAACCGCCAGCTAAGCATTTTCTCACCTAGttcctcctctgtcattgggAGGTACTGATCCACCAGATCTTCTGATATACCCAGGACAGATTCCACACCACCTGCCACTGCTTGGCTCACTGCTTTGGCTTTGCTTATGCTGTTGGTCACCACTGAATTAGTCTTCTCCACACCTTCCTGGAtagcctctctgctctgctccaaagctgtatttattttgctaGTTATGGTGCCATATGCAGCATCCAGAGCTGTATTGACTGTAGAAGTGACCACTGATTTGGTCTTCTCAACACCATCCTGAACAGCCCCTTTGGTTAGGTCCATTGCTTCAGTCACTGTGTTGGTCACAAGATCCTTTGCACCCTGGGCAGCCCCTACAGCAGCAGTAATCGTAGAAGCAACTGCAGACTTGGTCAGTCCAACACTGTCCTCCACAATGTGTTTACTGAGGTCCACAGCTTCGGTCACCTTGTTAGTCACAAGGTCCTTGGCACCCTGGGCAGCCTCCACAGCATTGACAATAGTAGAAGCAACTGCAGACTTGGTCAGTCCAACGCTGTCCTCCACAATGTGTTTACTGAGATCCACTGCCTCTGTCACCTTGTTAGTCACAAGGTCCTTGGCACCCTGGGCAGCCTCCGCAGCATTGACAATAGTAGAAGCAACTGCAGACTTGGTCAGTCCAATACTGTCTTCCACCATGTGTTTAGTGAGGTCTACTGCCTCTGTCACCTTGTTAGTCACAAGGTCCTTGGCACCCTGGGCAGCCTCCACAGCACTGTTAACAGTGGAGGTGACCATTGACCTAGTCAGCTTGACACTGTCCCCAACAACATTTTTAGTGAGGCCCACAGCTTCAGTCACTTTATCAGCCATTGCTTCTTTTGCCTCACAGGCAGCATCCATAGCAGATGTCACTTTGGTGGAAACCAGCTGCCTGGTGTCTGAGATTACCTACAACAAGGAGAgggaaagatatatttttttaaaaaatcagttttccctCCCTGAAGTAGCTTTTCCATATGGCTAAATAGTGCTTGCAGTCTTGTGGGGGAGCTGTGGAAGTCAGTACACCTATATTTACTTGGACATGTTCACTTCCACATGCTGAAAGCATCTCTCCAGCTTTTATCAGCTTGCAGTGCTTCCTCTAGCCCATACCAGGGACTGACCTGACAAAGCAGCTGAAATTTATTTCCCCATATTCTTCTGTACCCATAACAGTTCCATCAAGCAAGACATGAAGTCATGGCTTCCTCAGGAAAAGCCTTTACTTTACCTTATCTGCTGGCTGTTGAAGGAAAGGCAAGTTCTCCTCCAGTTGATCCAGTCCTTTACAGGCATATTCATTTACAAGTGCAACTAGAAAAGACAAGAGGTACCAGTTTATTCTTCAATTTGGAGAGGGGTTTTTGACCCTACAATGGCCAATTCAGGATACACTCATGAAAGCAAGCCAAAAAAGTCACCACCATCCTGggatgggtgtgtgtgtgtgttttgttaaaAAGTGAACAAACCCTACAATTTGGCAGGTTCAAATAGTCTCCATTTTGCCTTCCCAGCTTGCTAGCTATTGGCAGCACATTGCTCCAACTGGAGTGTAATACTTGCCCCTGGTGGGTAGGGCGACTGGTTTAAAGGGTTGAAAAGTGTTGGGATGAAACAGACTGAGCTATATCCAAGATGGACACTGCTACTACCAGTTGGGATGCTTATAACTGGGAGTGGTGGAGAAAGAGGGAGTTTTTGCTTAGTGACTTAAACCACAGACAAGAGGCCAAACTTTGTTTCTGCTACCAACAGTTTCATGTCCATGAAATTCAGTGGGTTCATTGAGCAGCTGGGACTGCTGAGTGGAAGACTCAGTGCTACAATTAACTAGAACAACTTGCTACAGGAAATGTGTATCACCCAACAGGCACATGAAACTCCCCTCCCCACCTATTCCTCTGCGTAGAAAGGGTCACTCCAGCCTCATCACTTACTTTGTGGCTCAAGTTGGTTCAGGATGGGCTGTGCCCCACCAACCACACTACCTACTGCGACAGCAGCCACAGTCTCAGCCACACTGCAGACACCACTGAGGTAAGGATGTGTCTCCTTGGTGTAGTTGTAGGCAGATGAGACCAGGTTGAACGCAGAGTTGAGCAAGGGCAAGCTGGTTACCCGATTGACAGCACTCTAAAACCCAAGAGAAGTGACATTAGAGATCCACCTCAAGCTGGTGAGTACAAGCCATGTGTCTATCCAGAAAGGTCCTAAGAGGACATTCAGTCTAGCTCCTCATCCTTTTTAAACTAAGAGTTGAAGGGACTCATCCAAAGACCACTAGCAAGTCAGCAACAAGCCAGGATTGAAAATTCAAGCTCTGGGCTCATGAATTCTGAGTCACACTGAGTTTCAGCATCAAACCCAGATGTGGAAATAGGACCTGTAAGAGCTCATGTTTCAGAATTACTTGCATTACTTGAGCCAGCCCTGAAGTTCTCTTGAGCAAAAAAGTTAGCTTCTGTTCATACGGTTAATCTTTCTGCTACTCTCAGCCTGGTTTTGAGGTGGTGACCAAAGTTAATCAGCATTTCTGTCAGCAGATAGTTTAACTGTTGCACATTAGAGTACTAGCTGTCCTGCCACCTACCGCTTGCTGCTGTTCCTCAGCATTTAGCAGTTCTTTTTTTGTGGTCTTTTCTGATGCCATACTGAATTCAActgcagctgaaaggaaaaacaagagtATAACAGCATGAGTACAACAATTTCCTTCGGTGAATTAAAGTTTTAGTAAAACTGGTGAAAAGCAGAGGGCAAAGTTGGGATCCATCATTCCGCATGTCCTAGGAATATTAGGGTGACATCACTAATCTTTCTTGCAAGGGTATGAAGGTATTTGAGACTCCATGATTTATGACGTGCAAATATTTATGTAGGACAAGGACTGTACCACccagtcacctccctcaatcaCCAAACAGCCAAATACTTTAAATAACCATCCGACTTATTTTATTGCTGATAACATTTGACTGGCTTCAAAGTTGCAGGTTAGAAGTGGGTGAGAACTATCTTGTGTCATGCATTTTCTCTGGTAGAAGTACTTTTGGTTCAGCTTTCCCCTACACAGGCTCTTTGCTGGCCAACGACTGGAACACTTGAAGGAAAGATGCACCCTGCAGAAGCAGGGCTAACAGTGGGAATCAGTGAATGTTGTCTCACTCGATCATGACATTGCTGTCCTTCTAACAAGtcctgctgaaatgcagctgcagcagggcttgTTACAACAGTAGTACAAGtaattttttagttttaattttcaaaatgtgacAAGCTCAAATAGTTTAATAATGGagtttaaaattagaaatatttatttttaaaaaactgcctGAACTTGCTTAATACCCTGTAAGGGAGTAAAGCCCTCAGTTTTCACCCACTTTGTCTGAAGTAGAGATGGGTTTTGCAATGGCTTAATCCATTTTCCTCTGAAGGGGAGGAAGAGACTGGCAGGACTTCAGCTCTCCTCCAGAAAGGCGTCAGGGCCAGAGATTGAACAGAGATGCTGAAACAGCAATAGGCATATTTTACCTTCTTGAAAAGTGTCCCAAGTTTATAGCCCCTCTCCTCTGAAGTACCCTTTGCAAAGGACATTGAGATGAGTGTCATTTGAGTCATTCCACTATGCCTGTGTTCATAGTGGGGAACTTCGTTATCAGCTTCCCCACCACTGGTAACTCCAGCAACACTGGCAGTCTCACAGCTCTGGGAGGGATATGAAAATCCTTCAAAGTTTTCCTAGAAGCATGAGCCAGGTTTCGCAGCTGCAGCATTCTGGCTGCCTACCTTGAAACTTGCCTTCCCACCCTACTAACCAGCTAGGCAGGAAATCCCTCCTCACTTCCTGTGAAACCAAGTCTCAGAAGTATTCTCATTACATAATGGGATTAAAGAAGTATAAAAAGAAGTATAAAAGTGATGCAATATCTTGAATGTGTATTGGCATCCCCAGCCTAGACCTAGGTCAGTATCTGGACACTCTAGTATCGTGTGATAAATCCAGGATTACTTCTCAGCCTTAGTCAGGCACAGCAGGCATTTCAGCATATTTGCTCTTCAGTGCAGtgtctgcttttctctcccttgcCAGTTAATTCCTATTCTTAGAATTGCTATGGCATTTTCCAAtgaaaaacccccaaatcaaAATTCCTCACAAACCGGATTCCCAAGCCAAGCACTGCTCCAGGCTCACTGGCAGATTCTACCAAAAAAATTTGCCATCTGATTTGTGACAGAGGCCATTGTCTTGTTTCTTATGTTCTTTGACTTGTGTaaggtttttattttgctgtggaaACGGGAACAGAGAGCTGGGGAAGAAGTAGTGAAACAACCATGGATAGAGCTAGGGGAGACATCTCAGGAGGTAACTTGGCAGGACTTCAAATATTGCTGCATTAACCATGCAATTAGTCAGCATTTCAGTGAGATTCAAGCAAGGCAGGGATGCAGAGTGCTACATGTCAGCAGCAAAAGTTATCACAAAAGTTGGGACCTCCAGCCTCTCAAGCAAAAAGCCCAGATCCAGCCAGCGCACTTCTGCACAGTCCTGGTAACCACTCTGCCTGGGGGGCTGCCCCATTTAACAGCACAGCAAAAATACAGTTTGAACTTTATCAGCCTGGGAGAACTTCTAGAAAACTGCTctaaagaaaagcagggcttgaaCATAAAGTCTCAGTCCCAAAGTCCACAGGGTTTGCTCAGTGGTTATTTGCCTTGCTCTGCTTCAGGGCAAGTTTGTTGGCTTTTTTGAAGCCAAGTAGGCTGAATCAGTCTGCAGCCCCGTCATGGGGCAAAGCACAACTATTTCAATACCATTACAAACAACCCCTTTGCCCAGTTATTTGACTTCTAGACAGGTAGGAAAAACCTCAAACTGCAGAGTGTCTTACTGACCTTGGTGTCAGGGTTAGGACACAGAGGCacaccacagcaaaaaaaaaaaaagaggaaaggactCTACTATGCTAGCATAAGTCAGGAGTAAATCCTTGGCTGATGTAAAAACTAGTGCAAGGTTAGAATCAACCTCTGAAGTACTAAGAGCCCATCTTAATTATGGGTGCAGCTGTGTCAGTGACAATCCTTGCAGCACAGTCACATTAGAACATGGTTTGCTTTCCTCCGTGTAGGAGGAATCGGCATGCGTTGCAAACACCAGTTTGTTGTGTGGGCACGTCTTCATGAGCTCAGAGcatggttttattttctctttcttgtctaTTCCCTACAAAAGTGCAAACCAGACCTTGTTTTACTTCAGAGAGTGGAGGAAAGCACAGTGCTTAGCAACTCTGGGTCAGTTGTTTCAGAATCCTCTGGAGAAAGGCACAGCTTCAAGCCAGCATAGTTGCAAGCGGGAATCCCAGCAGGCAGACCCCATGCACAGGAACCACCAGGCATAAAAGCACAAACAGCATCACTGTTTGCTTTGGTTACGGTTTGCTTTGTATGAAAATTATGATCAGATGATTTCATACCATTGGTACATCAGAAATTATTAGGTCACTGCTGGAGAAAGTTCTTGAAATGGGTAGTTTCAGAAAGATGAAACTTCAGTGCACGTTTCTAGCACAGCACAATAGCTTAACTGCTGATGATTGCCCAATTTGGCACAAGTCTCAGCTCAGTGAAACAGCAAGGGCAATGGCACCAAAACTGCCAAGCTGCTACCCATTTTCCCTGCCTCGGACTGTCACAGCCAGTGCAACATGCTACCCTGGCAGAAGAGCAAGTACTTTCCTGCTGGGGTAAGCACCACCTTTGATTTCTGTCACTCTGACAGCGACCAGCATACATAAAGCTAGTTCTTTAACTTgtgcaaagtttttatttttcctgtggaaaGAAGCTCTGCCCCATGAAGACAGCCTGCTGTTACATTGTCCTGCAGACAGAGAGGTAGGATCTTGTTGTTTAggaagcttttctcttttccaacTGTGTTTTACCTTGGGAAGACAGATTGAGCCATAGCTAGGGTGCCTGGTTCAATAGCTTAACTGGCAATTCCTTAATGACCACTTAGGAAAACAAAGCTAAATTTAGTGCTTTAGATATAAGCAGGGAGAGCTAATCTGGGCAAAGGTATTAATTTGTGGTTAAAGCACTTATTTACATTCTTTGAGATCTGCCACTGATACCCCAGTTCCCATAAATGCAGTCAGCAGAACTGGGTCACAGATGTCTGCTGCAGTGGGAAATGGCACTGCCCGCAGCTGAGGGAGTTGTTCGCAAGTGCTCCGAGGGCAGGGTTAGTTTTGGGAGGAGGATGAGATGATTTTCAGCTTTGACCCTTGGACATTAGTTTCAGAATTGGTGGCAGAGATGCCCATGTAACCCTTCTGGAAAAGTCATCATCATTAGGGAACCTCAAAGATTAAAGCCACTTTTGCAGATGGAGGGCAGgttccccccccacacttccaATGGAAATTAGGCACCACAGCCAGTGGCCCATTACTAGGTCAGTAACTCCTTGGAACAGCGAGCGTATAAGTTATCCAAGCTACAAGAATCTGGATGTATTttaggaaagaggagagggagtttAATTAAAACAGCTTCTGGGCTTTCCAGTACTTTCCACTTACCAATTTTTCCATGAGGACAGACTCAGTTTCAGACAGAAGCTATAACTTGCAGAGCAAGCAGCATGCCGCTTGCTTTTTAACACACATTTTCATCTGGAAGTTTCAGCAGAACCGGCTTCAGTAATTGAAGTCCTTCACAGCCATACATGAAACTACAGTTTCAGGTAATCACAACCACATTTAAGAACCCTGTTAGCCTTGACAAACACTAAGCTAGTTTGCTAAGTGCTCCCTCCAGCAAGCTGGCAGAGCCGTGCATGGCTGCAGCCTCTGTCTGCAGAGAGACAGTGCTCTTGAGCAAGAAAGTTACCTCATCACTCAGGCCGCCCCCTTCGTTAACACCATTATCATGCCTACACCAAATAATCATGTGAAATAGCTACAGGCAGGTCTGGCAGCACTGTCAACAGGAAGAGAATGCCCAACTGATCCATCTGCCTCCCAAAGCACATACCGCTTCTCCCAACATTGACACAAGTCAGCAGTGTTGTCCAGGGTGCACGTCACACCCTGTCCCTGTGTGGCTGGGTGGGAGagccacctcctgcagcccccctgacacagctttgatCTTCACCAGATGATAATCAGAAACAAGCTTTCACACCCAAAGGTGCTCAATCACAGATCAGAGACCCATAGCATTACCAAGAAGTCACCTCAGGGCTAGGAAGAAGCATTTAGGGAAGAATTCAAAGCCTTTCAGCTCTTCCGCAAGGCACAGCAAATGCAGCACGACTCCATATGGTGTCACCTTTGGCCTCAAAAAgccaagacaccccccccccgacccaCAGATGGGGAAAAGCTGCAGAGACACAGCACACAGCTCTCCACTTTCCCCAGGAGCTGGAAAAGCCCTGTGAGTGCAGCTAGGGGAACACAGCCCCTCAGCAGGCACATTTTTagccccagtgctccccagggcCAGGAGTCAAGGGCTCTAGGGATGGAGACAGCTCCAAACCCAGCCTTCACCCTCTGTCCCTGTGAAGGCTGCAAAGAACCACCTGAGGCAAGGGGCTGCAGATACCCTGGGGAAGCAAAGGACAACTTTGGGGAGTCCCTCTCCCCCCACACCAAGCCACAAATGCCTCCCCACCAGCTCCACCTTACCTGCTACCTCTGCTCCCCAGTGCTGACAGGATGGGGAATGCTGGGCCTCGCCCCGCATAAATACCCCAAGGGCCCgatgagcagctgagggagccAATCGGAATGCTGCAGGTGCTGGCCTGGCCaatggggaggggatgggagagggaggGGCGGGCGGTgtcggtggggtggggtgagggaggCAGGTGAGGGGGCTTGGGGGTCCCTCCAGGGACCTGATGGCTGTGGGGTGGGTCTGGGTCCTGATGtttgtcctccccccccccccccagagacATACCTGTCGGGATGTCTCAGAGGGCCCTTATGGAGGTCACCCGTCCCCAAGCACTTTGGCCTTGGGGGCCGCGCTGTGGGGCACCTTGTCCCACAGCAGCTGTGGACagggatgcccccccccccccccccacctcacgCCCCGCCATGGCGGGGTGCTGAGGGACACAGGCACTGGAAGTCTACGGAGATCTGTCCCACGGTTATGAAATGGGCTCAGCCCAGCAGCCTGCAGGCACCGCTCCTGTTCCCGTGCTCTTGCACGCCTCATCCTGCTTGCCACCACGTTGACCCAAATGCACTGCCTTGCTTCTGGGAGCCAAGAAAGGCCTGGCCAGAGAGTGAGCTATTCCTGCAAACACTGGAGCAAAGACCTGCTGGCAAAGGTGTGTCTGTGCTGCTAGGGACATGGATTCAAGCGTGGGCCTTGCCCGCCATCCACAGTGGGGATGTGAAACACATCCTCAGCCTGGCTTTAGctgtatgtcctggttttggctgggatagagttaattttctttctagtagctggtatagtgctgtgtcttgggttcagtatgagaagaatgttgataacgcactgatgttttcggttgttgctaagtaatgtttatactaagtcaaggatttttcagcttctcatgcccagccagcaagaaggctggaggggcacaagaagttgggaggggacacagccaggacagctgaaccaaactcccaaaggaatattccataccgtgtgacatcatgcccagtacatacACTGGGGGGAGTTGTCCggagggggattgctgctcaggaactagttgggcatcggtcagcgagtggtgagcaattgcattgtgcatcacttgttttgtatattccaatccttttgttattattgtaattttattattgttattactatcattattagtttcttcctttctgttctactaaactgttcttatctcaacccacaagttttacctttttccttctgattctctcccccatcccactgggtgggggggaagtgagtgagtggctgtgtggtgcttagttgctggctggggttaaaccacgacaccgtAGCACTGGAGCTGCTTGGAAaaagggtgctggggcaggaatTCAGCCCCTGTCCCCCAGGTTGGAGGACCTGTTCCCCAGGTGGGTACGTGCAGGGTCAGCCagtgccagcaggcagcttgTGCTTGGCTTTTTCCAAAGAGCAGCTGTGTTAGCAGCCAGTAGCACAGCTGGAAAGTCCATGCATGGgtggtggggctcagcacagcaaCACATGCTCTTGGGCTGCTCCATGGCATCACAGACATTGTCAAGAAGCCCCAGAGAAGCAGGACATGGTGTCTGTGATGTGAAAACATCACTTAGCCATGACATTTTCTTGGCAAATCTCTCCTACCCTGCAGCATGGGTGCTGTAACTACTCAAGGAGTAAGACATGCTCTCCCACTCTCAGCCTTTGCCTGGCTACAGCAAATACACGATGGTGAAATACGCTGCTTCTCAAGTTTGCTGTGATTTTCAAGATAGGgattgccttttattttcataCTTGCAGAGGGCCCAGCAATGCAGGACTCTCAGACTGCCTGGGGGAGGTTTGGGCTTCTTAATAGCAATagcaaataatgaaaattttaGTTAAcgctttgcttttccatttgtgCCTTTTCATCTTCAGATCTCAAAAACCGGTTTGAAACCATCAATTAAGCTTCCTGTTGTCTGTTTTCAACATCAGTGggggaggaaactgaggcacaggtaAGAATTGTATGAAGTCTTCTAAAGCTATTAAACTGATTGAGTCACCTTGTTTTTGGCCAGTGAATGCAGGAGACTTTGAGTCTCATTTCTGTATTGTCCACAGTAAGCCATGAAGGCAGTGGGAGCAGGAGATTGTCAATGGTTTTTGAAAATGTGCTGTTAAGCTGACAAAAATGTAGGTAATTATCACTTCTTAGCTTTAAGGTTAGAAGGAATCCCCCTCCTTAATTAAGTCAGACTTATCATGGAGTCCTTGGCTGtaaagacctctggaggtcaggTAGTCCAACCTGCTGCTGAAGACAGGAGTATTAGCAATGCCAGGTCAGGTCAGCTGTGGGCTTTGTCAAGCTGAGTCCCAAAAAGCTCCCAGGGATGGAGATCTCACACAGCCTCTGTGGGTATTGGATCCAGTATTCCATCACGCTCCTAATGAAGAAGCAGTTCCTAATGTCCACTCTGAACTTCTCCAGCTACAAATTGTGGCTTTTGCCTCTTGTTTTACCACTTGCACTGCTGAGAAGAGTTTTTGCAACATTTGTCTCTGTGAGATAAACTTCATATTCT encodes the following:
- the LOC126041950 gene encoding perilipin-3-like: MAGPAVEFSMASEKTTKKELLNAEEQQQASAVNRVTSLPLLNSAFNLVSSAYNYTKETHPYLSGVCSVAETVAAVAVGSVVGGAQPILNQLEPQIALVNEYACKGLDQLEENLPFLQQPADKVISDTRQLVSTKVTSAMDAACEAKEAMADKVTEAVGLTKNVVGDSVKLTRSMVTSTVNSAVEAAQVSQAVAGGVESVLGISEDLVDQYLPMTEEELGKLATTVEGFGMASVEEQKQQQSYFVRLGSLSNKVRHRAYQHSLNKVQRIKQSTQDTLSRLQLAIKLIESVKKEVGQKLLDGQEKLHQLWVDWSLTQPKGNQVKTASQAEVESRTLAMLRIITQQLQPVYENLKASIQGLPSNIQEAVYQATRNIHKLHSSFSSAMSFQDLSPTTLTQSQDCVAEARRSLDDLFEYVTQNTPLNWLVGPFRAIAKVSQDSRKQKKKALVTDIKSPMLEKAPLSKEVAKTPEEPKGANKILGEGCEVLEKLEEKAEKDTEVALAAKEIKTNAPEEDL